The following are from one region of the bacterium genome:
- a CDS encoding EscU/YscU/HrcU family type III secretion system export apparatus switch protein — protein MDTLHKRKAVALEYDGDKGHAPKIVAKGKGKLAERIIQVARDHNVLIYEDANLAEVLTKLELNTQIPPDLYQAVAEIFVFIYKLNQKWPTKYGRKNLYP, from the coding sequence ATGGACACCCTTCACAAAAGGAAAGCAGTTGCTTTAGAATATGATGGCGATAAAGGGCACGCACCAAAAATAGTCGCCAAAGGAAAAGGAAAATTAGCCGAACGCATTATTCAAGTCGCCAGAGACCATAATGTCCTTATTTATGAAGATGCGAATTTAGCTGAGGTGTTAACGAAATTAGAATTGAATACCCAGATTCCACCAGATTTGTATCAGGCAGTCGCTGAAATTTTTGTTTTTATTTACAAGCTAAATCAAAAATGGCCAACAAAATATGGAAGAAAAAATTTATATCCGTAA
- the lsrF gene encoding 3-hydroxy-5-phosphonooxypentane-2,4-dione thiolase has protein sequence MDWGMKNRLSQLIQADGRCFFMPIDHGYFQGPTRKLEKPGETIKPLLPYYDALFVTRGVLRSCIDPSNTKPIILRVSGGTSMVGEDLANEGITTSMKDAVRLNVSAVGISVFVGSAYEHQTLLNLSKLVDEGEEYGIPVMAVTAVGKELEKRDARYLALACRICAELGAKVVKTYWCENFEKVVQGCPVPVVMAGGPKVETDKEVFEFVYDGIQKGAIGVNLGRNIWQNEHPVAMIKALRAIVHENASVKDAVEIFNMNSRNYLPR, from the coding sequence ATGGATTGGGGAATGAAAAATCGTTTATCACAACTAATTCAAGCAGATGGTCGATGCTTTTTTATGCCAATAGACCATGGGTATTTTCAGGGTCCAACACGAAAGCTTGAAAAACCGGGTGAGACCATCAAACCACTTCTTCCCTATTACGATGCACTATTTGTTACAAGAGGGGTATTACGCAGTTGTATCGACCCGAGTAACACTAAACCAATTATTCTCCGTGTCTCTGGAGGCACAAGTATGGTTGGGGAAGACCTGGCTAATGAAGGCATCACTACCAGTATGAAAGATGCGGTGCGACTTAATGTCTCTGCGGTAGGCATTTCTGTTTTTGTTGGCAGTGCTTATGAACATCAAACATTATTAAATCTAAGCAAACTCGTAGATGAGGGTGAAGAATATGGTATTCCAGTAATGGCGGTAACTGCGGTAGGTAAAGAATTAGAAAAGCGTGATGCCCGCTATTTAGCCTTAGCCTGCCGTATTTGTGCCGAATTAGGCGCTAAAGTGGTCAAAACATACTGGTGTGAAAATTTTGAAAAGGTAGTGCAAGGTTGTCCAGTACCAGTGGTTATGGCTGGTGGACCTAAAGTAGAAACGGATAAGGAAGTATTTGAATTTGTCTATGATGGCATACAAAAAGGTGCAATTGGTGTAAATCTGGGCAGAAATATCTGGCAAAATGAACATCCAGTGGCAATGATTAAAGCACTGCGAGCTATTGTTCACGAAAATGCCAGTGTCAAGGATGCAGTAGAGATATTTAATATGAATAGTCGTAACTATTTACCCAGGTGA
- a CDS encoding histidinol phosphate phosphatase domain-containing protein, translating to MIDLHTHSLLSDGVLLPSELASRAEEKEIDVLAITDHVDDSNIDFVIPRLLYVCDELNKVMKIKLIPGCELTHIPPALISKLATRARDMGARLIIVHGETLVEPVAKGTNMAALHSDIDILAHPGLLTKEETQLAKTRNIALEITTRRGHCLTNGHVVKMAQLAGAKLILNSDTHQIEDLIDLSFAQGVARGAGIEDFNLLLANSQEIVDRI from the coding sequence ATGATTGATTTACATACTCATTCTCTTTTATCTGATGGAGTTCTGTTACCTTCAGAATTAGCCAGTCGAGCCGAAGAAAAAGAAATAGATGTTTTAGCCATTACTGACCATGTAGATGATTCTAACATAGATTTTGTTATCCCAAGACTCCTCTATGTCTGTGATGAGTTAAATAAAGTAATGAAGATAAAACTTATTCCTGGGTGTGAGTTGACTCATATTCCACCAGCATTAATTAGTAAATTAGCCACAAGGGCAAGGGATATGGGGGCAAGGCTAATTATTGTTCATGGGGAGACACTTGTTGAACCGGTAGCCAAAGGAACTAATATGGCGGCTTTACATAGCGATATAGATATTCTGGCACACCCGGGATTGTTAACCAAAGAAGAAACTCAATTGGCTAAAACTCGAAATATTGCTTTAGAGATTACTACACGGAGAGGACATTGTCTTACTAATGGACATGTAGTAAAAATGGCACAATTAGCCGGTGCCAAATTAATCTTAAATTCCGATACCCACCAAATAGAAGACTTAATTGACCTTTCCTTTGCACAAGGAGTAGCCAGAGGAGCAGGGATAGAAGATTTTAACCTATTATTAGCCAATTCACAAGAAATTGTTGATAGAATATGA
- a CDS encoding response regulator, whose translation MNDVNLLICEDDEDIAEILSRYFVSCGFKTEIAKDGKEALKILEKTNFNIAFIDIMMPQMNGIDFLKQLKEVSPYTEAIIVTAYSSLDTAISAMRLGAVDYIQKPVELEKLEKVTKNILEKQEAVKREDAQLNETIRKLKEINEITAKENGKLLEEIHALSKFKKNWIRKLSFEIRTPVTIIKGYAQLLQDMAKDDEAKEYLSVIIAQCERLVGETLEVMKEDISSL comes from the coding sequence ATGAATGATGTCAATCTTTTAATCTGTGAGGATGATGAGGATATAGCTGAAATCCTTAGCAGATATTTTGTTTCTTGTGGCTTTAAAACTGAAATCGCAAAAGATGGAAAAGAGGCACTAAAAATACTGGAAAAGACGAATTTCAACATAGCCTTTATCGATATAATGATGCCACAGATGAATGGGATAGATTTCTTAAAGCAATTGAAAGAGGTAAGCCCCTATACAGAGGCAATAATCGTTACTGCGTATAGCTCTCTTGATACCGCCATCTCTGCTATGAGACTTGGTGCGGTTGATTATATCCAAAAGCCAGTGGAACTTGAAAAATTAGAGAAGGTAACAAAAAACATTCTTGAGAAACAAGAGGCGGTAAAAAGAGAAGATGCTCAATTAAATGAGACCATTAGAAAACTAAAGGAAATAAATGAAATAACGGCTAAAGAAAACGGAAAACTCCTCGAAGAGATTCATGCCCTTTCTAAATTCAAGAAGAATTGGATAAGAAAACTCTCTTTCGAGATAAGAACACCGGTAACGATTATTAAAGGGTATGCCCAATTACTGCAAGATATGGCAAAGGATGATGAGGCTAAAGAATATCTATCGGTGATAATTGCCCAATGTGAAAGGCTTGTTGGGGAAACATTGGAGGTAATGAAGGAAGATATTAGTTCTCTGTGA
- the pyrE gene encoding orotate phosphoribosyltransferase — MEIEGNIISLLLKTGGLLRGHFLLSSGLHSPQYLQCALVLQHPKRAEYLGKELAKKFNKKDVDVVIGPALGGIIVAHEVARALGTKALFAERVEDKMQLRRGFKINYGEKVLVVEDVITTAGSVKEVMELVKELNGIVVGVGALIDRSQGKVDLGIPLKTLAKLNIETYSRETCPLCKQQLPLVKPGSREI; from the coding sequence ATGGAGATAGAAGGGAATATAATTTCACTATTACTTAAAACTGGCGGACTTCTTCGTGGGCATTTCTTGCTTTCATCAGGATTGCATAGCCCACAATACTTGCAATGTGCACTTGTCCTCCAACATCCTAAACGGGCAGAATATTTAGGTAAAGAATTAGCTAAAAAATTCAATAAAAAAGATGTAGATGTCGTCATAGGACCTGCCTTAGGGGGAATAATTGTTGCTCATGAAGTTGCCAGGGCATTAGGGACAAAGGCACTTTTTGCCGAACGGGTTGAAGATAAAATGCAACTTCGACGCGGATTTAAAATAAATTATGGAGAAAAAGTGTTAGTCGTCGAAGATGTAATTACTACTGCCGGCTCGGTAAAAGAGGTAATGGAATTAGTTAAAGAGTTGAATGGCATAGTTGTTGGTGTAGGAGCGTTAATTGATAGAAGTCAAGGGAAAGTAGATTTAGGTATTCCACTAAAAACATTAGCTAAACTAAATATCGAGACTTATTCCAGAGAAACCTGCCCATTATGCAAACAACAATTACCATTAGTCAAACCCGGCAGTAGAGAAATATAG
- a CDS encoding radical SAM protein — translation MINLTKLSRVSENIISEMVIGDKPIVVWNMTRQCNLSCRHCYISAHDKKSMTELTTDEAKRFIYDLASLNVPVLLFSGGEPLLRKDIFELGEFAANLGIRPVISSNGTLISSSIALSIKNVGFEYVGISIDGLADVHNEFRGIKNGFQLSFEGIHNCQEAKLHTGIRFTVNKHNFEDLPALLDLAAKESIPRFCLYHLVYTGKGKEMIQDDLDLNTKINLIKFLIFRATTISNMEILTVDNPADGIYFYIQEKEPHKKALIETLLKMAGGCSAGQKIANVSPEGEIYPCQFWQDLSSGNVRKTPFSQIWQKNLNMCSQIKTRLKGKCGQCSYKDLCGGCRVRAKIIYGDYLAEDPACYIDGKR, via the coding sequence GTGATTAATCTGACAAAACTTAGTCGTGTTTCGGAAAATATCATTTCAGAAATGGTTATTGGTGATAAGCCAATAGTCGTCTGGAATATGACCCGACAATGTAATTTATCCTGTCGGCATTGTTATATTTCTGCCCATGATAAAAAGTCAATGACAGAACTGACAACGGATGAGGCAAAGAGATTTATCTATGATTTAGCCAGTCTTAATGTGCCGGTGCTTCTTTTTAGTGGTGGAGAGCCACTTTTACGAAAGGATATTTTTGAACTGGGTGAATTTGCCGCTAATTTGGGCATTCGACCGGTTATTTCATCTAATGGAACATTAATTTCCTCCAGTATAGCACTTTCAATAAAAAATGTTGGTTTTGAATATGTTGGTATCAGTATCGATGGACTTGCGGATGTCCATAATGAATTTCGAGGAATAAAAAATGGTTTTCAACTATCATTTGAAGGAATCCATAATTGCCAGGAGGCAAAATTACACACCGGCATAAGATTTACAGTTAATAAACATAATTTTGAAGACCTACCCGCATTGCTTGATTTAGCCGCAAAAGAATCTATCCCAAGATTCTGCCTCTACCATTTAGTTTATACAGGTAAAGGCAAAGAAATGATTCAAGATGATTTAGACCTTAACACTAAGATAAACCTGATTAAATTTTTGATTTTTAGAGCCACCACAATTTCAAATATGGAAATACTCACCGTTGATAATCCAGCAGATGGAATTTATTTCTACATCCAGGAAAAAGAACCTCATAAAAAAGCGTTGATAGAAACCTTGCTTAAAATGGCAGGAGGCTGTTCTGCCGGACAAAAGATTGCTAATGTCTCCCCGGAAGGTGAAATTTATCCCTGTCAATTCTGGCAGGATTTGTCATCAGGAAATGTCCGCAAGACGCCATTTTCTCAAATCTGGCAAAAAAATCTAAATATGTGTTCACAGATAAAGACGAGATTAAAAGGTAAATGCGGTCAATGTTCATATAAAGATTTATGTGGTGGGTGTAGGGTTAGGGCAAAGATAATTTATGGTGATTATTTAGCCGAGGACCCAGCCTGTTACATTGATGGAAAAAGGTAA
- a CDS encoding DUF2148 domain-containing protein, with product MPIVKSQEAENYGIRVTATLMCTAARTAPKARGVDNIVSCLVDKQEKRNVVETMRQIAKDFNNDTFARDAESVEKAHILVLIGTKISPVNLKLCGLCGFKDCGECVGKNGICIFNPGDLGIAVGSAVAIAADNRIDNRIMYTAGFAAVKLNLLGEEVKIAYGIPLSAAGKNIFFDRK from the coding sequence AGAAGCAGAAAATTATGGTATCAGGGTTACAGCTACATTGATGTGCACGGCGGCAAGAACTGCTCCAAAGGCAAGAGGTGTTGATAACATTGTTAGTTGTTTAGTCGATAAGCAAGAAAAACGAAATGTAGTGGAAACTATGCGCCAAATTGCAAAGGATTTTAATAATGATACCTTTGCCAGAGATGCAGAGTCGGTTGAAAAAGCCCATATTTTAGTTTTGATTGGAACTAAAATTAGCCCGGTTAATTTAAAATTATGCGGTTTATGCGGATTCAAAGACTGTGGAGAATGTGTTGGAAAAAATGGAATATGTATTTTCAACCCTGGAGATTTAGGTATCGCCGTTGGTTCTGCCGTCGCCATAGCCGCTGATAATCGCATTGATAATCGGATAATGTATACCGCTGGTTTTGCCGCAGTTAAATTAAATTTATTAGGCGAAGAGGTAAAAATAGCTTATGGAATTCCATTAAGTGCTGCGGGCAAAAATATCTTCTTTGATAGGAAATAA